The Rhineura floridana isolate rRhiFlo1 chromosome 15, rRhiFlo1.hap2, whole genome shotgun sequence genome window below encodes:
- the EIF3K gene encoding eukaryotic translation initiation factor 3 subunit K, producing MLRQKRKSEAARPEVAFLPAASPSYPEAVVLLPPPLAPCAMALFEQMRANVGKLLKGIDRYNPENLATLERYVETQAKENAYDLEANLAVLKLYQFNPAFFQTTVTAQILLKALTNLPHTDFTLCKCMIDQTHQEERPIRQILYLGELLETCLFQAFWQALDENMELLDGITGFEDSVRKFICHVVGITYEHIDRWLLAKMLGDLTENQLKSWMSKYGWTETEPGTIFICNQEESIKPKNIVEKIDFDSVSSIMASSQ from the exons ATGCTTCGGCAGAAGCGGAAATCGGAAGCTGCCCGGCCGGAAGTGGCCTTCCTTCCGGCTGCTTCCCCTTCTTATCCTGAGGCCGTGgtgcttctccctcctcccctggctCCGTGTGCCATGGCGCTCTTCGAGCAGATGCGGGCGAACGTGGGGAAGCTGCTAAAGGGTATCGACAG GTATAACCCAGAGAACCTGGCCACGTTGGAGCGATATGTGGAGACCCAAGCCAAGGAGAATGCCTATGACCTTGAGGCCAACCTAGCTGTGCTGAAACT GTATCAGTTTAACCCTGCCTTCTTCCAAACCACAGTGACTGCCCAGATCCTGCTGAAAGCTCTGACCAATCTGCCCCACACAGACTTCACGCTCTGCAAGTGCATGATCGACCAAACTCAT CAAGAGGAGAGACCCATCCGTCAGATCTTATATCTGGGCGAGCTGCTGGAAACTTGCCTCTTCCAGGCTTTCTGG CAAGCGCTAGATGAGAACATGGAACTCCTGGATGGGATCACTGGATTTGAGGATTCTGTTAGGAAAT TCATCTGTCATGTGGTGGGGATCACATACGAACACATTGACCGCTGGCTTCTGGCCAAGATGTTGGGCGACCTCACAG AGAACCAGCTCAAGTCTTGGATGAGCAAATACGGCTGGACGGAGACAGAGCCTGGGACAATCTTCATCTGCAACCAGGAGGAGAGCATCAAGCCCAAAAACATTGTGGAAAAGATAGACTTTGACA